The Cicer arietinum cultivar CDC Frontier isolate Library 1 chromosome 1, Cicar.CDCFrontier_v2.0, whole genome shotgun sequence genome contains the following window.
CATACTGAAATGTGATAGCAATATAATCAGCATTATGCTATTTTTACTGAGGACTAAAACTCCGGTATTGTAGGCTGTGTGGGCATTGGGGAATGTTGCTGGTGACTCCCCTAGGTGCCGTGATCTTGTTCTCAGCCATGGTGCCCTGATCCCACTGTTATCCCAGTTGAATGAGCATGCAAAGCTTTCAATGCTGAGAAATGCCACGTGGACTCTGTCAAACTTTTGCAGGGGCAAGCCACAGCCTCCATTTGAGCAGgtatttcttgtttttgttaaattaaattaaaactgaACCTGCTAGAGGACCTTGTCTGTGTACTAATACCTGAATTTCGATGGACAGGTAAGGCCAGCACTTCCTGCTCTTGAGCGTTTGGTTTTTTCCAATGATGAAGAAGTCCTGACAGATGCATGCTGGGCACTCTCATACCTTTCTGATGGAACAAATGATAAAATCCAAGCTGTTATTGAGGCAGGTGTATGTGGAAGACTGGTGCAGCTCCTTCTGTGAGTACCAATTCTTCTATTCCTGGCCGACGAATATTCTTCTTCAGTTATTTAGTTTAGTATCTAAATGTATTTGCATGTTTTGAAGGCACCCATCTCCATCAGTGCTGATTCCTGCACTTCGTACAGTGGGAAATATTGTAACTGGAGACGATCTGCAGACTCAGGTAATGTCATAATGTCTTGTAAACtgttgtaataataattttcaaccTAATTATTTCTGATAAGTTTGTTGAGTAAAGTACTGAATTAGTGGTGTGTTAGTTGTTTTAATGTgcacattaaaatataaataattcaaCCTGAGTTTATAAACCTGGTGTGTTAGTAAATTTTTCAGGTTTAGTTTGATTATGAAAAACACCAATACAATGGGAGGTATTGAATCTACATTGACACATTTTTAGAAATACTAGCCTAggaatcaattttattttgaggGGGAGTGGAAATTTTGTTCTGGGAAGACTGGACAGttatatttgttatattatgtttgttctgaaaattttgttgtgttgtatTGTATGCACTACTAATTATCATGAATCCAGTCTCTTCTTGACCCTTGTGTATTGTAATGTGTCACTTGTAATAATAACCTTATTTTGGTTGGATTCTTTTCATCAGGCTATTATCAATCATGGTTCACTCCCATGCCTTTTGAGCTTGTTGAcccataatcataaaaaaagcATTAAGAAAGAAGCTTGCTGGACTATATCAAACATTACAGCCGGAAATAAGGAGCAGATACAGGTAAGCTAGTAAATCATCTTTTCTATGCTAAATTGATGTTAAACATCATGTTTAATAAAGTATATTGTTGGGAACAGTTCTTTATTCAAGTTTGACTTTTGGGTATCACATGTAGGGACCTGTATGGTGTTTAACATGGAGATCTGGTGTAATAGTAACTTATGTAGATATATTTAGTTCTCAGGCTAAACCAATTAGAAAAGATTTATCATTTATTCACAACACCCCCAACATACATTTATTTCACCCTTTTTAATCCCCAACCGATGAACTTGTGTCAATGATATTTTGCAATgagttattttgtaaaataaaagttgaattATTAGGTAAATTAAGGCACTTTTTTTCCATTTTGATTAAAGTACATCACTGAAGGGAATGTATTGTGTTGCTAGATTGATGATGTTGTCATTATGTTTTCTGTTTGGGTCTTGAGTTTTGTTTGCAATTTACTGAAAAAGCATTTTGAACTTTGTACCTTATATGTATGATTTAGGCTGTAATTGAAGCTGGTCTGATTGCTCCCCTTGTCAATCTTCTTCAAAATGCCGAGTTTGACATTAAAAAAGAAGCTGCCTGGGCAATCTCAAATGCCACATCTGGTGGTACCCATGAGCAAATCAAGTATGTGTAgtgaacttttatttttattttctgacTCTACTTCATTTTTGCAATTTTTAGAGTTTGTGTATTAACTTACCAAATGTTGTTGTTACAAGGTACTTGGTGAGCCAGGGTTGCATTAAGCCTCTATGTGATTTGCTTGTTTGCCCGGATCCGAGAATTGTTACTGTCTGTTTAGAAGGTCTTGAGAATATTCTGAAGGTTGGAGAAGCGGAGAAAAGCTTTGGTAACACTGGAGATGTCAACTTGTATGCTCAGATGATAGATGATGCTGAGGGgttagaaaaaattgaaaacttaCAGAGTCATGACAACAATGAAATATATGAGAAGGCTGTTAAAATTCTTGAGACATATTGGTTGGAAGATGAAGATGAGACACTCCCTGCAGGCGATGGTTCTCAACCTGGTTTTAATTTTGGAAGCAGTGACCTTCCAGTTCCATCCGGGGGATTCAACTTCAGTTGAAGACTTCGGTTCAGTGTGGAGCAGGGTGATACATGGGTGACAGTTGGAGTTGAGTCCTGGTAGAATTGGGGGGGTCGGTTGGTCATTGTACTTCATGGTGTCGGGTGTCAGTAATGTCTAGTGTCAGTAATGAAGTGCTGG
Protein-coding sequences here:
- the LOC101497892 gene encoding importin subunit alpha-2, which encodes MSLRPNARTEVRRNRYKVAVDADEGRRRREDNMVEIRKSKREESLLKKRREGLQAQPQFPTSVQSSSIVERKLESLPAMIAGVWSDDNSQQLEATTQFRKLLSIERSPPIEEVIQSGVVPRFVEFLVREDFPQLQFEAAWALTNIASGTSENTKVVIDHGAVPIFVKLLSSPSDDVREQAVWALGNVAGDSPRCRDLVLSHGALIPLLSQLNEHAKLSMLRNATWTLSNFCRGKPQPPFEQVRPALPALERLVFSNDEEVLTDACWALSYLSDGTNDKIQAVIEAGVCGRLVQLLLHPSPSVLIPALRTVGNIVTGDDLQTQAIINHGSLPCLLSLLTHNHKKSIKKEACWTISNITAGNKEQIQAVIEAGLIAPLVNLLQNAEFDIKKEAAWAISNATSGGTHEQIKYLVSQGCIKPLCDLLVCPDPRIVTVCLEGLENILKVGEAEKSFGNTGDVNLYAQMIDDAEGLEKIENLQSHDNNEIYEKAVKILETYWLEDEDETLPAGDGSQPGFNFGSSDLPVPSGGFNFS